From one Desmodus rotundus isolate HL8 chromosome X, HLdesRot8A.1, whole genome shotgun sequence genomic stretch:
- the LOC112303831 gene encoding testis-expressed protein 13A-like, translating into MAVNFKDPDCGFCCREVVDFINNKILQNGGTPSFYLRHLGESWGDTERRLRDILTDSRISGARKNAYAWSTLALAVHFAERQKKEDKVKVIKLQKQLKEQQLLNDALVGMVNRLRDTQESKRDKAQSELQQNLTALSRAQAERDAMKNVLLTVLSTQSDKTDTGMVTFGQTAASYSGASDRALRGLGHEIAAIPVTAAHPVAAAAPGAAALGREAKEERLISGCENNQHVVISPSSGSLGAPLRASQLQPLDLSASSHSFPPTVSLPGAAAQTAAGLTLKNFRTTWMGKPSDSHKFLPGRFQGQPGLYPSAGRRVRHKVRDWNCDLCHSRNFSRRKQCFKCNKPRSQGEVKTLPPIRDLTEC; encoded by the coding sequence ATGGCTGTAAATTTTAAGGACCCAGACTGTGGCTTCTGTTGCAGGGAGGTTgtagattttataaataataaaatcctgCAAAATGGAGGCACTCCCTCCTTCTACCTGAGGCACTTGGGTGAGTCCTGGGGTGATACTGAGAGGAGGTTGAGGGACATCCTGACTGACTCACGAATATCAGGAGCCAGGAAGAATGCGTATGCCTGGAGCACCTTGGCCCTGGCAGTGCACTTTGCAGAGaggcagaaaaaggaagacaaagtAAAGGTAATAAAACTCCAGAAGCAGCTCAAAGAGCAGCAGCTGCTCAATGATGCCTTGGTAGGGATGGTGAATAGACTCAGGGATACACAAGAAAGCAAGAGGGACAAAGCCCAGTCAGAACTTCAGCAAAACCTCACAGCCCTTAGTAGGGCACAGGCAGAACGAGATGCGATGAAGAACGTGCTTCTTACGGTGTTAAGCACTCAGTCTGACAAGACAGACACAGGTATGGTGACTTTTGGTCAGACTGCAGCAAGTTACAGCGGGGCAAGCGATAGGGCACTGAGGGGACTAGGCCACGAGATTGCTGCTATTCCTGTGACTGCTGCTCatcctgtggctgctgctgctccaggggCCGCTGCCTTAGGGAGAGAGGCCAAGGAAGAGAGGCTGATTTCTGGATGTGAGAACAACCAGCATGTAGTGATTTCTCCTTCCTCTGGGTCCTTGGGGGCCCCATTGCGGGCTAGTCAGTTGCAGCCCCTGGATCTCTCTGCATCCTCTCACTCATTCCCACCTACTGTGTCTCTCCCAGGAGCAGCAGCACAAACTGCAGCAGGTCTCACTCTGAAAAATTTCAGGACTACATGGATGGGTAAGCCTTCTGACAGCCATAAGTTCTTGCCGGGAAGATTTCAGGGACAGCCTGGCCTCTATCCCTCTGCAGGCCGTAGGGTTAGGCACAAAGTTAGGGACTGGAACTGTGACCTGTGTCACTCGAGGAATTTCTCACGGAGAAAGCAGTGTTTTAAATGTAACAAACCCCGCTCCCAAGGGGAAGTTAAGACTCTGCCCCCAATTAGGGACCTCACTGAATGCTGA